The following are encoded in a window of Streptomyces sp. 11x1 genomic DNA:
- a CDS encoding phosphorothioated DNA-binding restriction endonuclease, with amino-acid sequence MDWLERAAKLKQWSRSGTRAPHKPLLFLYALGRFQQDADGELRYSAVEDDLRRLLAEYGPPNRTTPAYPFHHLVSDGVWEVHTDRGPGSPGSGVRELRAVGAAGRLTPELRTALRREPSLFGRMARALLDLNFPPSLHGDLCEAVGLELEPAETEQLSAVRRRRDPRMRELVLTAYEYQCAFCGYDGRIGAVPVGLEAAHVRWWAFDGPDDVDNGLCLCSLHHKLFDKGVLGIGDSHRILVSQRFVGHSPAAREHVIALAGRPLIGPQPGAQPVAAIHRSWHTSQVFHGGPRPATAA; translated from the coding sequence ATGGACTGGCTGGAGCGCGCCGCGAAGCTGAAGCAGTGGAGCAGAAGCGGGACCCGCGCTCCGCACAAGCCACTGCTGTTCCTGTACGCGCTCGGGCGTTTCCAGCAGGACGCCGACGGTGAACTGCGGTACAGCGCAGTGGAGGACGACCTCAGACGGCTGCTGGCCGAGTACGGTCCGCCCAACAGAACGACGCCCGCCTACCCGTTCCACCATCTGGTGAGCGACGGCGTGTGGGAGGTGCACACCGATCGCGGACCGGGCAGCCCCGGCAGTGGCGTGCGGGAGTTGCGGGCCGTCGGAGCCGCAGGGCGGCTGACGCCGGAACTCCGGACGGCGCTGCGGCGCGAGCCGTCGTTGTTCGGCCGGATGGCACGGGCCCTGCTCGACCTGAACTTCCCGCCCTCGCTCCACGGCGATCTCTGCGAAGCCGTCGGCCTGGAGCTGGAGCCGGCGGAGACCGAACAGCTCTCGGCCGTGCGCAGGCGGCGGGATCCCCGGATGCGGGAGCTGGTCCTGACGGCATACGAGTACCAGTGCGCCTTCTGCGGCTACGACGGCAGGATCGGCGCGGTGCCGGTCGGGCTGGAGGCCGCGCATGTGCGCTGGTGGGCGTTCGACGGCCCTGACGACGTCGACAACGGCCTGTGCCTGTGCTCGCTGCACCACAAGCTCTTCGACAAGGGCGTCCTCGGCATCGGTGACAGTCACCGCATCCTGGTCTCGCAGCGCTTCGTCGGCCACAGTCCCGCCGCCCGCGAGCACGTCATAGCACTCGCCGGCCGCCCGCTTATCGGTCCCCAACCGGGTGCCCAGCCCGTCGCGGCGATCCACCGCTCCTGGCACACCAGCCAGGTCTTCCACGGCGGCCCACGCCCCGCCACGGCCGCCTGA
- a CDS encoding CopG family transcriptional regulator → MATKKVTVTIPEDLLDEIRADAAERGLSAYVAEALRFKRDRDRLLELVDWLQEEHGPITEDEHAAALVELDELDAEHERRRTAGKHDAGEAA, encoded by the coding sequence ATGGCGACGAAGAAGGTAACCGTGACGATTCCCGAGGATCTCCTGGACGAGATCCGCGCGGACGCGGCAGAGCGGGGCCTGTCGGCGTATGTCGCCGAGGCGCTGCGCTTCAAGCGTGACCGGGACCGGCTCCTGGAACTGGTCGACTGGCTGCAGGAAGAGCACGGCCCCATCACCGAGGACGAGCACGCGGCAGCGCTCGTCGAGCTGGATGAACTCGACGCCGAACACGAGCGGCGTCGAACCGCCGGAAAGCACGACGCCGGAGAGGCTGCGTGA
- a CDS encoding PIN domain-containing protein, which produces MKKRAGEHGQRPLRVFVLDCEALSLAVRGDRKMIAWLDLAARGEAEVVTSPMTLVEAYDGRTTEQRWDWALSRLQVVDIGKDEARQARRLLADAKLHGHKYAIDAVLAVIARQQRGQVTVFTSDVDDLEKLVPDTIVVKKV; this is translated from the coding sequence GTGAAGAAGCGAGCCGGTGAGCACGGACAGCGGCCCCTCCGCGTCTTCGTACTGGACTGTGAAGCCCTGTCCCTTGCGGTACGCGGCGATCGGAAGATGATCGCCTGGCTCGACCTCGCGGCACGCGGGGAGGCCGAAGTGGTGACGTCTCCGATGACACTGGTCGAGGCGTACGACGGCAGAACGACCGAGCAGCGCTGGGACTGGGCACTGTCCCGGCTCCAGGTCGTCGACATCGGGAAGGACGAGGCCCGCCAAGCGCGTCGACTTCTGGCCGACGCCAAGTTGCACGGCCACAAGTACGCGATCGATGCCGTGCTCGCCGTCATCGCGCGACAGCAGAGGGGACAGGTCACCGTCTTCACCTCGGACGTCGACGACCTGGAGAAGCTGGTCCCGGACACGATCGTCGTCAAGAAGGTGTGA
- a CDS encoding DUF6153 family protein produces MGVVTARAQLHSARSPRGRWRALLVLGLLAGLLGMHALSPGWAVAADAHHSSFASAHAGMAMASDVYVCHGDSGGGHAEHADATCASGAVGTGPVLPAPLPDPVATLAPTDSGHGFLATTPDGGRAPPTLAELQLLRI; encoded by the coding sequence ATGGGGGTTGTGACAGCCCGTGCACAACTCCACTCCGCGCGATCGCCCCGTGGGCGGTGGCGGGCGCTGCTGGTGCTCGGGCTGCTGGCCGGCCTTCTCGGTATGCACGCCCTCAGTCCGGGCTGGGCCGTGGCCGCTGACGCCCATCATTCCTCCTTCGCCTCTGCTCATGCCGGGATGGCGATGGCGAGCGACGTGTACGTCTGCCACGGTGACAGCGGTGGCGGCCATGCCGAGCATGCCGATGCGACGTGCGCGTCCGGCGCCGTCGGCACGGGACCGGTCCTTCCTGCCCCGTTGCCCGACCCTGTCGCCACCCTCGCGCCCACCGACAGCGGCCACGGGTTCCTCGCCACCACGCCCGACGGCGGCCGGGCGCCGCCCACACTGGCCGAACTTCAACTCCTGCGGATCTAG
- a CDS encoding DUF305 domain-containing protein, with product MTSTLSLIRRAALGTTAVAAALVLAACGSDNGSDTGSGTQTSASASAEDTAGAHNDQDVSFAQDMIPHHQQAIQMSRMAASQASSAEVKDLAARIEKAQDPEIETMSGWLESWGEDVPSSMPGMDHGGDSGSSDMPGMMDTEDMDELMEASGKGFDTMFLTMMVEHHEGAVEMATTEKDKGQYGPAKELADDIITAQNAEIEEMNKLLGKS from the coding sequence ATGACCAGCACCCTTTCCCTCATCCGTCGTGCCGCTCTCGGCACCACGGCCGTGGCCGCCGCCCTCGTCCTCGCCGCCTGCGGCAGCGACAACGGCTCCGACACCGGATCCGGTACGCAGACGTCGGCCTCCGCCAGCGCCGAGGACACCGCCGGCGCCCACAACGACCAGGACGTCTCCTTCGCGCAGGACATGATCCCCCACCACCAGCAGGCCATCCAGATGTCGAGGATGGCCGCCAGTCAGGCGTCCTCCGCCGAGGTCAAGGACCTGGCCGCGCGCATCGAGAAGGCCCAGGACCCGGAGATCGAGACGATGTCCGGCTGGTTGGAGTCCTGGGGCGAGGACGTGCCCTCCTCCATGCCGGGCATGGACCACGGCGGTGACTCCGGCAGCTCCGACATGCCCGGGATGATGGACACCGAGGACATGGACGAGCTGATGGAGGCGTCCGGCAAGGGCTTCGACACGATGTTCCTGACCATGATGGTCGAGCATCATGAGGGCGCCGTGGAGATGGCCACCACCGAGAAGGACAAGGGCCAGTACGGGCCGGCCAAGGAGCTGGCCGACGACATCATCACCGCGCAGAACGCCGAGATCGAGGAGATGAACAAGCTCCTCGGCAAGAGCTGA
- a CDS encoding F510_1955 family glycosylhydrolase, whose protein sequence is MKIRSRAATAMTATVLAAVLAACSSSTGTSSDATSAEVPGSLAVSHVHGLGIDPADGRLYVATHEGVITVADDGTARRVGDTADYMGFTVIGARTFLGSGHPAEGSGDHGNRGLIQSTDSGRTWKTLSLGGTTDFHSLEYAHNTVYGYDSTRGLLRVSADRTSWDDRAELAALDIAVSPQDRDVVLATTEDGVAMSTDGGRKFRAGTGQVLAFLSWPAADALYGVDLAGGLHRSTDGGTSWKETGTVPGGQPQALTAVDAKRVLVATQDGVYESRDGGRTFTRRLPMSSAGGH, encoded by the coding sequence ATGAAGATTCGTTCCCGCGCGGCCACCGCCATGACCGCGACCGTCCTCGCGGCCGTACTGGCCGCATGCTCCTCCAGCACCGGCACCTCGTCCGACGCCACGTCGGCCGAAGTCCCCGGCAGCCTCGCCGTCAGTCACGTCCACGGTCTGGGCATCGACCCGGCCGACGGGCGCCTGTACGTCGCCACCCACGAAGGCGTGATCACCGTGGCCGACGACGGCACCGCCCGGCGGGTCGGCGACACGGCCGACTACATGGGCTTCACCGTCATCGGGGCGAGGACCTTCCTCGGCAGCGGCCACCCGGCCGAGGGCAGCGGCGACCACGGCAACCGCGGCCTGATCCAGTCCACAGACTCCGGCAGGACCTGGAAGACCCTGTCCCTGGGCGGCACCACCGACTTTCACTCCCTGGAGTACGCGCACAACACCGTCTACGGCTACGACAGCACCCGCGGCCTGCTGCGCGTCAGCGCCGACCGGACATCCTGGGACGACCGCGCCGAGCTCGCCGCCCTGGACATCGCCGTCAGCCCGCAGGACCGGGACGTCGTGCTGGCCACCACGGAGGACGGCGTCGCCATGAGCACCGACGGCGGCCGGAAGTTCCGCGCGGGGACCGGACAGGTCCTCGCCTTCCTGTCCTGGCCCGCGGCCGACGCCCTGTACGGTGTCGACCTCGCCGGTGGCCTGCACCGCAGCACTGATGGCGGCACCAGCTGGAAGGAGACCGGGACCGTTCCGGGCGGGCAGCCCCAGGCCCTGACCGCCGTCGACGCCAAGCGCGTCCTCGTCGCCACACAGGACGGCGTGTACGAATCCCGCGACGGCGGCAGGACCTTCACCCGACGGCTGCCCATGTCCTCCGCCGGGGGGCACTGA
- a CDS encoding cupredoxin domain-containing protein produces MSLTFPHRGRTALAMGSACALLTLVGCSSGDSTSPATTSASPTATSVGPGGTRIVIENFTFSPAKLQVRPGTKVTVVNKDSAAHTVTATEDKVFDTGNIAGGATVTFTAPSTPGRYSFLCTLHPYMKGTLTVT; encoded by the coding sequence ATGTCACTCACCTTTCCACACCGGGGCCGCACCGCACTCGCCATGGGAAGCGCCTGCGCCCTGCTCACCCTGGTCGGCTGCTCGAGCGGCGACAGCACCAGCCCCGCCACCACCAGCGCCTCACCCACCGCGACCAGTGTCGGCCCGGGCGGTACAAGGATTGTGATCGAGAACTTCACCTTCAGCCCGGCGAAACTGCAGGTACGACCCGGAACGAAGGTCACCGTCGTCAACAAGGACTCGGCCGCGCACACCGTGACCGCCACCGAGGACAAGGTCTTCGACACCGGCAACATCGCGGGCGGAGCGACCGTTACGTTCACCGCTCCGTCCACGCCGGGCCGCTACTCCTTTCTCTGCACCCTCCACCCGTACATGAAAGGCACCCTCACCGTGACCTGA
- a CDS encoding ABC transporter permease gives MLAGTLMYAVVYLAIGALIGTLATSPVNGTVLVLFVWILDVFFGPVLGAADRPVTRVLPTHFVTLWMVDLPSRHSGRIGDLGWALTWAAAAMAISWTVITAASRTAARPRHRTRPGSAVGQLFAGVRMGLREAARNRVLWALLIAVPVVFVLLAVATTPNESTTLTVRESGRTLPQQAWLPDIHGGTMAPIAIASLATLAGLFTVLDARSGDRRLAIAGFRPLALLASRLAVLALGALLATAASLAVTATVFDARQWDLYIAASILIALTYALIGVLLGPLFGRVGGVLIAFLLPFIDLGIEQSPMLRPAPPDWAHALPGHGAGRVLIDAALTPAFDETGFLLIAIAWLAALTTAAAVMFRRTVTAPHR, from the coding sequence GTGCTGGCCGGAACGCTGATGTACGCGGTGGTCTACCTGGCGATCGGGGCGCTGATCGGCACCCTGGCCACCAGCCCGGTCAACGGCACCGTGCTGGTGCTGTTCGTGTGGATCCTGGACGTGTTCTTCGGGCCCGTGCTCGGCGCGGCCGACAGGCCGGTGACCCGGGTGCTGCCAACGCATTTCGTGACCCTCTGGATGGTGGACCTCCCCTCCCGGCACAGCGGACGCATCGGCGATCTCGGCTGGGCCCTGACCTGGGCGGCAGCGGCCATGGCGATCAGCTGGACGGTGATCACCGCCGCCAGCCGCACCGCCGCCCGGCCCCGCCACCGCACCCGGCCCGGGTCAGCGGTCGGCCAACTGTTCGCCGGCGTGCGCATGGGACTGCGGGAAGCGGCCCGCAACCGGGTGCTGTGGGCGCTGCTCATCGCGGTACCCGTCGTCTTCGTCCTCCTCGCGGTGGCCACCACCCCCAACGAGTCCACCACCCTCACCGTGCGCGAAAGCGGCCGTACGCTGCCGCAGCAGGCGTGGCTGCCCGACATCCACGGCGGCACCATGGCCCCGATCGCCATCGCCTCCCTGGCGACACTGGCCGGGCTGTTCACCGTCCTGGACGCCCGCTCCGGCGACCGGCGCCTGGCCATCGCGGGCTTTCGCCCCCTGGCACTGCTCGCCTCCCGCCTGGCCGTCCTAGCCCTTGGCGCACTGCTGGCAACTGCCGCGTCCCTCGCCGTCACCGCCACCGTCTTCGACGCACGCCAATGGGACCTGTACATCGCCGCCAGCATCCTGATCGCGCTCACCTACGCCCTCATCGGCGTCCTGCTCGGCCCGCTCTTCGGCCGGGTCGGCGGCGTGCTCATCGCCTTCCTGCTGCCCTTCATCGACCTCGGCATCGAACAGAGCCCGATGCTCCGCCCCGCCCCGCCCGACTGGGCCCACGCCCTGCCCGGTCACGGCGCCGGCCGGGTCCTGATCGACGCCGCTCTCACCCCCGCCTTCGACGAAACCGGCTTCCTGCTGATCGCCATCGCCTGGCTGGCCGCCCTCACCACCGCAGCGGCCGTCATGTTCCGCCGCACCGTCACCGCACCCCACCGATGA
- a CDS encoding ABC transporter ATP-binding protein, which translates to MTGIGARHDDGPTGDRAVLAAAGIEKTYRRGVWPAQRRVRVLQGVDLALAPGEVVGLVGENGSGKSTLMKILVGALPADAGTVTRSGRLGYCPQEPVVYERLTCDEHFGLFGHAYGLTDQAERRARRELYEELGFERHAATRTDRLSGGTLSELNLGLALLADPEVLLLDEPYAGFDFDTYLKFWELVGERRRAGRSVLIIGHFVTDEERFDRIIELRDGRAVLR; encoded by the coding sequence GTGACAGGAATCGGCGCCCGTCATGACGACGGGCCGACCGGCGACCGGGCGGTGCTGGCAGCGGCCGGGATAGAGAAGACCTACCGGCGCGGTGTGTGGCCCGCCCAGCGGCGGGTGCGGGTGCTGCAAGGCGTCGACCTGGCGCTCGCCCCTGGCGAGGTGGTCGGCCTGGTCGGGGAGAACGGGTCCGGCAAGAGCACCCTGATGAAGATCCTCGTCGGGGCCCTGCCCGCCGACGCCGGCACGGTGACCCGCAGCGGGCGGCTGGGCTACTGCCCGCAGGAGCCAGTCGTCTACGAACGCCTCACCTGCGACGAACACTTCGGACTCTTCGGCCACGCCTACGGCCTGACTGACCAGGCTGAGCGCCGCGCCCGCCGGGAACTGTACGAGGAGCTGGGGTTCGAGAGACATGCGGCCACGCGTACCGACCGTCTCTCCGGTGGCACCCTCTCCGAACTGAACCTGGGACTGGCGCTGCTGGCCGACCCCGAGGTGCTGCTGCTGGACGAGCCCTACGCAGGCTTCGACTTCGACACCTACCTGAAGTTCTGGGAGCTGGTCGGCGAACGCCGCCGGGCAGGACGATCGGTGCTGATCATCGGTCACTTCGTGACCGACGAAGAACGCTTCGACCGCATAATCGAGCTGCGGGACGGACGGGCGGTGCTCCGATGA
- a CDS encoding PspA-associated protein PspAB: MGFLDSLLGRSRPVKPDLDQLFGLPSAAITLQAAIGFTPTGAGSVCFASIEGGAFAQVQQEVGALLDADSERSGVPVEFSRDDYGYSWLLSRRDPDSLPALVSDLHAVNTALQDSGFGSQLLCSLASFHDAELRPLALVYLYKRGTFYPFAPLPRQKRDNPLELQVEAVVKDDLRIEQDLSRWFPLWGAPGL, from the coding sequence GTGGGTTTCCTGGATTCCCTGCTCGGCCGATCCAGGCCGGTCAAGCCCGACCTGGACCAGCTCTTCGGCCTCCCCTCGGCGGCGATCACGCTCCAGGCGGCCATCGGCTTCACTCCGACCGGGGCGGGCTCGGTGTGCTTCGCCTCCATCGAGGGCGGGGCCTTCGCACAAGTCCAACAGGAGGTAGGGGCCCTGCTGGACGCGGACTCCGAACGCAGCGGTGTGCCCGTGGAGTTCAGCCGTGACGACTACGGGTACTCATGGCTGCTCTCGCGCCGCGATCCCGACAGCCTGCCCGCGCTGGTGAGCGATCTGCACGCGGTGAACACCGCCCTGCAGGACAGCGGCTTCGGATCACAACTCCTGTGCTCCCTGGCCTCCTTCCACGACGCCGAGCTGCGCCCCCTGGCACTGGTCTACCTCTACAAGCGCGGCACCTTCTACCCCTTCGCTCCGCTGCCCCGCCAGAAACGCGACAACCCGCTGGAACTCCAGGTCGAGGCAGTGGTCAAGGACGACCTGCGTATCGAGCAGGACCTGAGCCGCTGGTTCCCGCTGTGGGGTGCCCCCGGCCTGTGA
- the htpX gene encoding zinc metalloprotease HtpX produces MRSRFEPDRQLTARMAVTMFLLGLVYVAFIAALIVLLKSVVLVVVIAAGLLAAQYWYSDRIALYAMRGRIVTAEEQPQLHGVIDRLCATADLPKPQVAISDMDMPNAFATGRNADHAVVCVTTGLQRRLTTEELEGVLAHELSHVAHRDVAVITIASFLGVIAGLVVRFAFYSQLFGGRNRDQNTAVALVAVMAVSALVYALSFLLIRALSRYRELAADRAGAMLTAKPSALASALTKVSGDIARIPTQDLRTAQAFNAFFFTPALGPGTAVANLFSTHPSLERRLEALAEISAELGEPGNRAP; encoded by the coding sequence ATGCGCAGCCGCTTCGAGCCCGACCGGCAGCTGACCGCCCGCATGGCGGTCACCATGTTCCTGCTCGGGCTGGTGTACGTGGCATTCATTGCCGCACTGATCGTGCTGCTCAAGTCCGTCGTCCTGGTGGTCGTCATCGCTGCCGGGCTGCTGGCCGCGCAGTACTGGTACTCGGACCGGATCGCCCTCTACGCGATGCGCGGCCGAATCGTCACAGCCGAAGAACAACCCCAACTGCACGGCGTCATCGACCGGCTGTGTGCCACCGCGGACCTGCCGAAACCCCAGGTGGCCATCTCTGACATGGACATGCCGAACGCGTTCGCCACCGGCCGCAACGCCGACCACGCCGTCGTCTGCGTCACAACCGGACTGCAGCGCCGCCTGACGACCGAGGAGCTCGAAGGCGTCCTCGCCCACGAGCTCTCCCATGTCGCGCACCGCGACGTCGCGGTGATCACCATCGCCTCGTTCCTGGGCGTGATCGCCGGCCTCGTCGTCCGCTTCGCCTTCTACTCCCAGCTGTTCGGCGGACGCAACCGCGACCAGAACACCGCCGTCGCACTCGTAGCAGTCATGGCGGTCTCGGCCCTCGTCTACGCGCTCAGTTTCCTGCTCATCCGGGCGCTCTCGCGCTACCGCGAACTGGCCGCCGACCGCGCCGGAGCCATGCTGACCGCGAAGCCCTCCGCGCTTGCCTCGGCCCTCACCAAGGTCAGCGGCGACATCGCCCGAATCCCCACCCAGGACCTGCGCACCGCCCAGGCGTTCAACGCGTTCTTCTTCACCCCCGCCCTCGGCCCCGGAACGGCGGTGGCCAACCTGTTCTCCACCCACCCCAGCCTGGAACGCCGCCTCGAAGCCCTCGCGGAGATCTCCGCCGAGCTGGGCGAACCGGGCAACCGGGCGCCATGA
- a CDS encoding PspA-associated protein PspAA, whose translation MIMRILGEGQYEVTDEHLNLLNELDTALQSAADAGDEAAFTTALSALLDAVRSLGTPLPDERITPSDLVLPDADTSLAQVRDLLSDEGLIPG comes from the coding sequence ATGATCATGCGCATTCTCGGCGAGGGACAGTACGAAGTCACCGACGAGCACCTGAACCTGCTCAACGAGCTGGACACCGCCCTGCAGTCGGCCGCCGACGCGGGCGACGAGGCGGCGTTCACCACCGCACTGTCGGCCCTGCTGGACGCGGTACGCAGCCTGGGCACGCCACTGCCGGACGAGCGGATCACGCCGTCCGACCTGGTGCTGCCCGATGCCGACACCAGCCTCGCCCAGGTACGGGACCTGCTGTCCGACGAGGGTCTGATCCCGGGGTGA
- a CDS encoding PspA/IM30 family protein translates to MTSITHRIAALFRIKANKALDRAEDPREVLDYSYEQQLQMLQKVRRGVADVATSRKRVDLQVNQLQQSTGKLQDQAQKALAAGRDDLAREALTRRTAVASQVTDLQEQQASLQAQEEKLTLAAQHLQAKVDSFRTRKETIKATYAAAEAQTRITEAVTGIGEEMGDVGLAMQRAQDKTEQMQARAGALDELIASGALEDATLPAGRDDIQAELERVSAGQDVEIELARMKAQLPAASSPAAVKGPEPPKTPPDQEATS, encoded by the coding sequence ATGACCAGCATCACTCACCGTATCGCCGCCCTGTTCCGGATCAAGGCCAACAAGGCCTTGGACCGGGCCGAGGACCCGCGCGAAGTCCTGGACTATTCCTATGAGCAGCAGCTTCAGATGCTGCAGAAGGTACGACGTGGCGTGGCCGATGTGGCGACCAGCCGCAAGCGCGTCGACCTGCAGGTGAACCAGTTGCAGCAGTCCACGGGCAAGCTGCAGGACCAGGCGCAGAAGGCGCTCGCGGCCGGTCGTGATGACCTGGCGCGTGAGGCGCTCACCCGTCGGACGGCCGTGGCCTCGCAGGTCACGGATCTGCAGGAGCAGCAGGCGTCGTTGCAGGCGCAGGAGGAGAAGCTGACCCTGGCCGCACAGCACCTGCAGGCGAAGGTCGACTCGTTCCGTACCCGCAAGGAGACGATCAAGGCCACCTACGCCGCGGCGGAGGCCCAGACCCGGATCACCGAGGCCGTCACCGGTATCGGCGAGGAGATGGGCGATGTGGGCCTGGCTATGCAGCGCGCCCAGGACAAGACCGAGCAGATGCAGGCCCGCGCCGGAGCGCTCGATGAGTTGATCGCCTCCGGGGCGCTGGAGGACGCCACGCTGCCGGCCGGGCGCGACGACATCCAGGCCGAGCTTGAGCGCGTGAGCGCGGGTCAGGACGTGGAGATCGAACTGGCACGCATGAAGGCACAGCTCCCGGCCGCCTCCTCCCCAGCGGCGGTGAAGGGCCCTGAACCCCCGAAGACCCCGCCGGACCAGGAGGCGACATCATGA
- a CDS encoding isoprenylcysteine carboxylmethyltransferase family protein: MGLHTEREHPRGTRRRPRRLQRWDHSARLHAAAQHDELATTGPYAWVRHPQYVGFLLNMIGFLLQWPTIPTLIMFPVLVYVYVRLARSEEREVATEFGEQWDAYAARTPAFLPRHRPARGTTPPPGPHAASGHQPQPPRTAVSHSSHTGRSR; the protein is encoded by the coding sequence GTGGGGCTACACACGGAACGCGAGCACCCCCGAGGGACGCGACGACGACCACGACGGCTGCAACGGTGGGACCACAGCGCGCGCCTGCACGCCGCCGCCCAGCACGACGAGCTCGCCACCACCGGCCCGTACGCGTGGGTACGCCACCCGCAGTACGTCGGCTTCCTGCTCAACATGATCGGGTTCCTGCTGCAGTGGCCGACCATCCCCACCCTGATCATGTTCCCGGTCCTGGTGTACGTGTACGTACGCCTCGCCCGCAGCGAGGAACGCGAGGTCGCCACGGAATTCGGCGAGCAGTGGGACGCCTACGCCGCCCGCACCCCGGCGTTCTTGCCACGCCACCGCCCGGCCCGCGGCACCACGCCCCCGCCAGGCCCTCACGCTGCATCCGGGCATCAGCCGCAGCCGCCGCGCACGGCCGTCTCCCACAGCTCCCACACCGGGAGGAGCCGATGA
- a CDS encoding DUF4232 domain-containing protein translates to MSTQMNVKSLTGRRAVVAAGLVLALGWGVSAHASATGPVVKSGKGAVPACTQKVLGVSASKEPADSKDARHLLLTVQNTGSKKCDVYGYPLVRLGDGKRTARVIKESDSDPGVPVTLGPGDEAYAGLVVNGPMDEYEAKSITLSLQGRRPGSGASKPIDVPMPVKTLYANDFQRVTYWTTAPGFALDFVMSR, encoded by the coding sequence TTGAGCACGCAAATGAACGTGAAGTCCCTTACGGGCCGGCGGGCGGTCGTGGCCGCGGGTCTCGTCCTGGCTCTCGGGTGGGGTGTGTCGGCGCATGCCTCCGCCACTGGTCCGGTGGTGAAGAGCGGCAAGGGCGCCGTGCCCGCCTGCACCCAGAAGGTTCTCGGGGTGTCCGCCTCCAAGGAGCCCGCGGACAGCAAGGACGCCAGGCATCTTCTGCTGACCGTCCAGAACACCGGCAGCAAGAAGTGCGATGTCTACGGCTACCCTCTCGTGCGGCTCGGCGACGGCAAGCGCACGGCTCGTGTGATCAAGGAGAGCGACTCGGACCCGGGGGTTCCCGTCACTCTCGGTCCGGGTGACGAGGCGTATGCCGGTCTGGTGGTCAACGGTCCCATGGACGAGTACGAGGCGAAGAGCATCACCCTCAGCCTCCAGGGTCGAAGGCCCGGCAGCGGCGCGAGCAAGCCGATCGATGTGCCCATGCCCGTCAAGACGTTGTACGCCAACGACTTTCAGCGGGTCACCTACTGGACGACCGCTCCCGGTTTCGCCCTGGATTTCGTCATGTCGAGGTGA